A portion of the Sphaerochaeta pleomorpha str. Grapes genome contains these proteins:
- a CDS encoding GtrA family protein, with product MAKMSGRENVLQFLKFTAFSISAGLVQVLTFTLFEQLFKLPYWPSYLTALIASVVFNFTVNRRFTFKSTNNIPKAMMQLAIYYLIFTPLSTWWGDALVSIGWNDYLVLGGTMVINFITEFLVNRLVIYRNSMNTRVEAVAHTR from the coding sequence ATGGCAAAAATGAGTGGCAGGGAGAATGTTCTCCAGTTTCTAAAATTTACCGCCTTTTCTATCAGTGCAGGACTTGTCCAGGTTCTTACCTTCACCCTGTTTGAACAACTTTTCAAGCTTCCCTATTGGCCCAGTTACCTTACCGCCCTGATTGCGAGTGTGGTATTCAATTTTACAGTCAACCGACGTTTCACCTTCAAGAGTACCAACAACATTCCCAAGGCAATGATGCAACTTGCAATCTACTACCTTATCTTCACCCCGCTCTCGACCTGGTGGGGCGATGCTTTGGTCTCAATAGGCTGGAACGACTACCTCGTACTCGGAGGAACCATGGTGATCAACTTCATCACTGAGTTTTTGGTAAACAGATTGGTTATCTATAGGAATTCCATGAATACCCGCGTAGAGGCCGTAGCACATACCAGATAG
- a CDS encoding glutathione peroxidase, translating into MSVYDFTVKDRAGKEVSLSSYKGKVLLIVNTATRCGFTPQYEELEKIYEKLSSKGLEILDFPCNQFKEQAPGTNEEIHEFCQLNYGTKFPQFGKLEVNGENANPLYKYLKSKKGFAGFDLKHKIGPVLVDILSKSDPNYEKDPSIKWNFTKFLIDREGNVVTRFEPTHDLGDVTKKIEALL; encoded by the coding sequence ATGAGTGTATATGATTTTACAGTAAAGGACAGGGCAGGTAAGGAAGTTTCCCTTTCGTCGTATAAAGGCAAGGTATTGCTTATCGTGAACACTGCAACCCGTTGCGGATTTACCCCCCAATACGAAGAATTGGAAAAAATATATGAGAAATTGAGCTCCAAAGGCTTGGAAATTCTCGATTTTCCTTGCAATCAATTCAAAGAACAGGCTCCTGGAACCAATGAGGAAATCCATGAGTTCTGTCAGTTGAACTATGGGACCAAGTTTCCCCAGTTCGGCAAACTTGAAGTCAACGGTGAGAATGCCAATCCCCTTTACAAATATCTGAAAAGCAAGAAGGGTTTCGCAGGTTTTGACCTGAAACACAAAATCGGGCCAGTCCTTGTTGATATATTGAGCAAATCAGACCCGAATTATGAGAAAGACCCTTCGATCAAATGGAATTTTACAAAGTTCCTCATTGATAGGGAAGGCAATGTCGTTACCCGGTTTGAACCTACCCATGACCTCGGGGACGTGACCAAAAAGATTGAAGCGTTGCTCTAA
- a CDS encoding ComEC/Rec2 family competence protein: MKKTLKIQFFLLIMLLLPLLAFGAGNQNVFTRDAGKFNLYFLDLEVSAEATDKSGDSTVLISPDGKVMLLDCGHPESGRQVVDALHALGIEKIDYFVASHPHIDHIGGFPEIAENFPIGKVYRTALEYPTDIYRRFVSAISEKNIPVEMLSEGDAFSFGDQISVEVFNPSLEITYPSNYPDNSTQFVNNTSLALKFSYGESTAWFSGDLYVPQERVLVMKYGEALQSDVAKANHHGGDTSNSLKWIKNLKATVVVAMHDDVSSMTVYNNYKKYGAAYHLTRNDGNVKVSMDEKKNYTVVDEKESWMN; encoded by the coding sequence ATGAAAAAAACACTGAAGATCCAATTTTTTCTCCTTATTATGCTACTGCTTCCCCTGTTGGCTTTTGGAGCTGGGAATCAAAATGTCTTTACGCGGGATGCCGGAAAGTTCAACCTGTATTTTTTAGACTTGGAGGTAAGCGCTGAGGCAACGGACAAGAGCGGGGACTCTACTGTACTCATCTCGCCTGATGGTAAGGTGATGCTCCTCGATTGCGGGCATCCTGAGAGTGGAAGGCAGGTAGTCGATGCCTTGCACGCGTTGGGCATAGAGAAAATTGATTATTTTGTTGCTTCCCATCCGCATATAGACCACATCGGTGGTTTTCCCGAAATAGCGGAGAATTTTCCTATCGGAAAGGTGTATCGTACTGCGCTTGAATATCCTACTGATATCTACAGACGATTTGTCTCTGCAATCAGTGAAAAAAATATTCCTGTTGAAATGCTCAGTGAGGGTGATGCCTTTTCATTCGGAGACCAGATTTCCGTCGAGGTTTTCAACCCCTCTCTTGAAATTACCTATCCGTCGAACTATCCGGACAATAGTACCCAGTTTGTAAACAATACTTCACTGGCCTTGAAATTCTCCTACGGGGAATCGACGGCATGGTTTTCCGGTGACTTGTATGTTCCGCAGGAGAGGGTTTTGGTGATGAAGTACGGTGAGGCCCTGCAGTCTGATGTTGCCAAGGCAAATCATCATGGTGGCGATACCTCCAATTCCTTGAAGTGGATAAAGAATCTGAAAGCTACCGTCGTGGTTGCCATGCACGATGACGTATCGAGTATGACAGTGTATAATAATTATAAGAAATACGGCGCAGCGTATCACCTGACTCGCAATGACGGAAATGTGAAAGTATCGATGGATGAAAAGAAGAATTACACGGTTGTTGACGAGAAAGAAAGCTGGATGAACTAG
- a CDS encoding glycerophosphodiester phosphodiesterase, producing the protein MKTVGHRGFSGRYPENTMLSFKKAYEVGCDGIELDVHLSKDGQLVVIHDEMLDRTTNAKGFVRDYTLSELRQIHAGSVFGDTYGFTGIPSFEEYCQWVSPLPIFTNVEIKTNLYYYTRIEEKLIAMVRNFHLEEKVIFSSFNHPTVLRAKQIAPEIACGLLVGKAGMGNIGYYAQTFGMEYYHPDFNSLTEETVQDCKEHGIGLNVWTVDDMKSLEQVTLWGVNGVITDFPDIVAAWVKQK; encoded by the coding sequence GTGAAAACTGTTGGACATAGGGGGTTCTCTGGCCGATACCCGGAGAACACCATGCTGTCGTTCAAGAAAGCCTACGAAGTAGGATGTGACGGCATTGAACTTGATGTACATCTATCCAAGGACGGCCAGTTGGTGGTAATCCATGATGAGATGCTTGACCGGACTACCAATGCGAAAGGATTTGTCAGAGACTACACGTTGTCTGAACTGAGACAGATCCATGCAGGTTCTGTCTTTGGTGATACCTATGGGTTTACTGGTATTCCCAGTTTCGAGGAGTATTGCCAATGGGTGAGCCCCTTGCCCATATTCACGAATGTAGAGATAAAGACAAACCTTTATTATTATACGCGTATAGAAGAAAAACTGATTGCAATGGTTCGCAATTTCCATTTGGAGGAAAAGGTGATTTTTTCTTCTTTCAACCACCCCACGGTACTGCGTGCAAAACAAATCGCACCTGAAATTGCCTGTGGTCTTCTGGTCGGAAAGGCTGGGATGGGAAACATCGGATATTATGCACAGACCTTCGGTATGGAATATTATCATCCGGATTTCAATTCTCTGACAGAAGAAACTGTCCAAGACTGCAAGGAACATGGAATTGGCTTGAACGTATGGACGGTTGACGATATGAAAAGCCTTGAGCAGGTTACGCTGTGGGGTGTCAATGGGGTCATTACTGATTTCCCTGACATCGTTGCAGCCTGGGTAAAACAAAAATGA
- a CDS encoding carbohydrate ABC transporter permease, whose amino-acid sequence MMYDSTTAVENEKALLLNQRAVSRRKTMKVLQFILAVGITLVMLFPIYWMVISSVKSQEEILLTVPTFWPREWHFENYRNVFQKANFSKYYLNTIVMTFGIVMSQVVTGVLAGYGFAKGKFKGRNLLFVLVLGALMIPLQVTFIPLYVMFAHWKLTDTFLGLILPEAVSPYYIFMMRQAFLSVDDSYIEAAKMDGMGRLGIISRVLVPMCKSTLITITLVTFTSGWNSYFWPKIIAKNEVRRVLTVGLVQLRNTFAGQDTMNNHEIMAGAVMAVLPVIVLFFIFQKYMLTGYEKTAMK is encoded by the coding sequence ATGATGTATGATTCAACAACAGCGGTCGAAAATGAAAAAGCGCTGTTACTGAACCAGCGCGCGGTTTCCAGAAGGAAAACCATGAAAGTCCTCCAGTTCATACTTGCCGTTGGCATCACCTTGGTGATGTTGTTCCCCATCTATTGGATGGTTATCTCATCGGTAAAGTCACAGGAAGAAATATTGTTGACCGTACCAACTTTTTGGCCGAGGGAGTGGCATTTTGAGAACTATCGCAATGTGTTCCAAAAGGCCAATTTCAGTAAGTACTATCTGAATACCATTGTCATGACCTTTGGAATTGTCATGAGCCAGGTAGTGACCGGAGTCCTTGCTGGCTATGGATTCGCAAAAGGAAAGTTCAAGGGCAGAAACCTTCTGTTCGTCTTGGTTCTGGGAGCCTTGATGATTCCCCTTCAGGTTACGTTCATTCCTTTGTATGTAATGTTCGCCCATTGGAAACTCACCGATACCTTCCTTGGCTTGATCCTCCCCGAGGCTGTCTCACCTTATTATATCTTCATGATGAGGCAGGCTTTCCTATCCGTCGATGACAGTTATATCGAGGCGGCAAAGATGGATGGAATGGGTCGGCTTGGAATCATTTCCCGCGTTCTTGTGCCGATGTGTAAGTCAACGCTCATCACCATTACCCTCGTAACCTTTACCAGCGGGTGGAATAGCTACTTCTGGCCTAAAATCATTGCAAAGAATGAAGTGAGAAGAGTGCTGACCGTTGGTTTGGTACAACTTCGGAATACCTTTGCAGGCCAGGATACGATGAACAACCATGAGATTATGGCTGGGGCTGTGATGGCTGTCCTCCCTGTTATTGTCCTATTCTTTATTTTCCAGAAATATATGCTTACCGGTTATGAAAAAACCGCAATGAAATAA
- a CDS encoding carbohydrate ABC transporter permease, giving the protein MKPLLNHRASAQVKDFSTVFLALMFLSIFVYYPVVQVVRISFTDWNLINDNFKNVGFKNWKWLFQGSGTKYLLNSLKVTFLYTLGELFVTLFGGMLLALVFNRLSKSFSIMRAVVFLPKYVAMSSAAVVFIWILNQDNGILNYFLAKIGGTKVNWLGDKNNALFSILMLTGWRTIGYGMMIYLAAMQGISKTYYEAASIDGATSWTKFSKITIPLLSPTTLFLFVTTFISAMKVFQSVDVLTAGGPYRSTEVIVYMIYKYAMVDFRMDRASTVAVFFFVILLALTAATMKVSNRSVNYDV; this is encoded by the coding sequence ATGAAACCACTGTTAAATCACCGCGCAAGTGCCCAGGTCAAAGACTTTTCGACTGTTTTTTTGGCCCTGATGTTCCTGAGTATATTTGTTTATTATCCGGTTGTTCAGGTTGTCAGGATAAGTTTTACCGATTGGAACCTTATTAACGACAACTTCAAGAACGTCGGGTTCAAGAACTGGAAATGGCTGTTCCAGGGGTCTGGTACCAAATATTTGCTAAACTCGCTAAAGGTTACCTTTCTCTACACCCTTGGGGAACTGTTTGTTACCCTTTTTGGTGGCATGTTACTGGCTTTGGTTTTCAACCGTCTTTCTAAATCATTCTCGATTATGCGCGCTGTAGTCTTTCTTCCAAAATATGTAGCCATGTCCTCGGCAGCCGTTGTATTTATTTGGATCCTCAATCAGGATAATGGTATTTTAAATTATTTCCTTGCCAAAATAGGTGGCACTAAGGTCAATTGGCTCGGGGATAAAAACAACGCCCTGTTTTCCATTTTGATGTTGACCGGTTGGAGGACAATAGGGTATGGAATGATGATTTACCTTGCAGCCATGCAGGGAATCAGCAAAACCTATTATGAGGCTGCCTCCATCGATGGGGCTACTTCCTGGACAAAGTTCTCCAAAATTACAATCCCCCTGCTTTCCCCTACAACCCTTTTTCTCTTTGTAACTACGTTTATCTCAGCAATGAAGGTCTTCCAGTCAGTTGATGTTCTTACAGCCGGTGGACCTTATCGTTCGACAGAGGTAATTGTCTATATGATTTATAAATATGCCATGGTTGATTTCAGGATGGATAGGGCTTCTACCGTAGCTGTCTTTTTCTTTGTCATTCTCCTGGCCCTCACTGCTGCAACAATGAAAGTCTCAAATAGGAGCGTGAACTATGATGTATGA
- a CDS encoding extracellular solute-binding protein has translation MKKGLVLVLVLCVISGFVFAGGATETKAESTKASVSYEVTAPITIEWWHALEQQYWPLVDEIVNGFNTSQDKVTVEAKYIGNYATVNETLVAAQAAGTGLPGLVVANTPYVAEYGKSGLCEDLNPYIKATGYDIDDFGEGMITASSFEGQQVSLPFLISTQVMYYNKDMADAEGIVIPSKISDMDAFMKSASKIAADGSTERWATVFPGWDQWYFEPLFLNSGVKIVNADRVSTDLDGKVSQDLTKTIQKWVNSGYTYWASGTSASSNMRQNFIDGKTFSVIHTSSLYNTYVKLCKDFEVGMAWLPGAATKKSEIGGCVLLIPAKNDQETKNASWQFLQYMIGKDVNMKWADGTGYIPTRNSVLNTQEGLDFLSRKPAFKCVFDNLDEINPRIQHPGWNQLATIWKSYLDQLMIEGGDVSAQLPLMAEEINEVLSDSL, from the coding sequence ATGAAAAAAGGATTAGTTCTCGTTCTCGTACTTTGTGTAATCAGCGGATTCGTCTTTGCCGGTGGGGCAACCGAAACCAAAGCTGAGAGTACAAAGGCTTCTGTATCGTACGAAGTAACCGCACCGATTACGATTGAATGGTGGCATGCCCTTGAGCAGCAGTATTGGCCGTTGGTCGATGAAATTGTCAATGGCTTCAATACCTCACAGGATAAGGTTACCGTAGAGGCCAAATATATCGGGAACTACGCAACAGTCAATGAAACGCTCGTAGCTGCACAGGCTGCAGGAACAGGTCTTCCCGGCTTGGTTGTCGCCAATACTCCCTATGTAGCGGAATATGGCAAAAGTGGTCTTTGTGAAGACCTGAACCCGTATATCAAGGCAACCGGCTATGATATCGATGACTTTGGTGAAGGCATGATTACCGCTTCCAGCTTTGAAGGCCAACAGGTTTCTCTTCCCTTCCTGATTTCCACCCAGGTGATGTATTACAACAAGGACATGGCCGATGCCGAAGGAATTGTAATTCCCTCGAAGATTTCCGATATGGATGCTTTCATGAAGTCAGCTTCCAAAATCGCTGCTGATGGAAGTACAGAACGTTGGGCAACCGTATTCCCTGGTTGGGACCAATGGTATTTTGAACCTTTGTTCCTGAATTCCGGAGTCAAAATCGTAAACGCTGACAGAGTGTCCACCGATTTGGATGGAAAAGTATCACAAGATCTGACCAAGACCATTCAGAAATGGGTGAATTCAGGGTATACGTATTGGGCTTCCGGTACGAGTGCTTCCTCGAATATGAGGCAGAACTTCATTGATGGGAAGACTTTCTCGGTAATCCATACCAGCTCCCTGTATAACACCTATGTAAAACTTTGCAAGGATTTCGAAGTAGGGATGGCATGGCTTCCCGGTGCCGCAACCAAGAAATCAGAGATTGGCGGATGTGTCCTCTTGATCCCTGCGAAGAACGACCAGGAAACCAAAAATGCATCCTGGCAGTTCCTCCAGTATATGATCGGTAAAGATGTCAACATGAAATGGGCTGACGGTACTGGATATATTCCTACCAGAAACTCCGTACTCAATACCCAGGAAGGTTTGGATTTCCTCAGCAGAAAACCGGCTTTCAAATGTGTATTTGATAATCTTGACGAGATCAATCCCCGTATCCAGCATCCAGGTTGGAACCAACTCGCTACGATTTGGAAATCCTATCTCGATCAGCTCATGATTGAGGGTGGGGATGTCAGTGCACAGCTTCCTCTCATGGCCGAAGAGATAAACGAAGTATTGTCTGATTCTCTCTAG
- a CDS encoding YesL family protein — protein MQSNGMFDQENPFWRFMTKFFNVAYAGFLWFATSIPLVTMGASTVALYQYTLQLVKGEEGYVGKTFFAAFRKNFKKATILWACMVALSAFLLFDIWITRKMGSLLGNVIFFALLSLSFIALVMMVHIFPLLVQYNLTVMETIKRSFILGLGNLHYSVTLLVIFALQAVLLYYVPITIFVSTGFSAMLSSFFLSFLYEKYVHLLKNE, from the coding sequence ATGCAGTCAAATGGTATGTTCGATCAGGAAAATCCCTTTTGGAGATTCATGACAAAGTTTTTCAATGTCGCATACGCAGGGTTTCTCTGGTTTGCAACCAGTATCCCTTTGGTAACGATGGGTGCCTCTACGGTAGCCCTCTATCAATATACCCTGCAACTGGTGAAGGGCGAGGAGGGATATGTAGGAAAAACTTTCTTTGCCGCATTCAGAAAGAACTTCAAGAAAGCTACGATTCTCTGGGCTTGCATGGTGGCCCTTTCCGCTTTTCTTCTCTTCGATATCTGGATTACCAGAAAAATGGGCAGTTTGCTCGGAAATGTCATCTTCTTTGCTCTCCTTTCTCTCTCCTTTATCGCATTAGTCATGATGGTCCATATATTCCCTCTTCTTGTACAATATAATCTGACTGTCATGGAAACCATAAAGCGCTCGTTTATCCTCGGTCTGGGAAACCTGCACTATTCGGTGACCCTTTTGGTTATTTTTGCTTTGCAGGCAGTTCTTTTATATTACGTTCCGATTACTATTTTTGTGAGTACTGGCTTCAGTGCTATGCTCTCGTCGTTTTTCCTTTCGTTTCTCTATGAGAAATACGTACATCTGTTGAAAAATGAATAG